The Saliniramus fredricksonii genome segment AGGCCATGCTGGAGGATCCCGAGGGCGGTCTGCGGCTGCGGGTCGGGGATGCGGCGAGCTGGGGCGCGCAGTATCGCACGCGCATTGCCCGCCACCGCGATGCGCTGGAGGCGGCGACGCGGCGGCGGGGATGGACGCTCACGATTCACCGCACCGACCGTCCCGCCAGCGAGGCCGCCCTGCGGCTGATGGCGCTCGTCCAGGCGGCGCGCTCGGGCATGGGAGGGCGCTGACATGTTCGGTCTGCCGCTCACCTTCGCCGTACCGCTCGTCCTTGCCGGGCTGATCGCCCTCCCTGCGATCTGGCTGCTCCTGCGGGTGACCCCGCCGCAGCCGCGCCGGATCGCGTTTCCGCCGCTCAAGATCGTCGCCGATCTGATCCCGCGTCGTGAATTGCCGGCGCGCACGCCGTGGTGGCTCCTGCTGCTGCGCCTCGTCATCGCCGCATTGCTGATCCTCGCCGCCGCTGGCCCGATCCTCAATCCGGCGCCCTCGCTGGAGGGTGACCGGCGCGCACCGGTGTTGATGATCGTCGACAATGGCGCCGGTACAGCTGCCGATTGGCGCCGGCATGCGGCGATCGCGCTGGAACAGGGCGAGGCGATTGCGCGGGACGGGCGCTCGATGGGCATTGTGGCCACGGCGACGCCGGTAGCGGAAATCGCTCTGGAGGAGCCTGCAGCCGCGCTGGAGCGCTTGCGGGCCGTCAACGCGCGTCCACATTTTCCGCAGGCCGAGAGCTGGCGCCGTCCGCTCAGTGCTTTTCTCGAAGCGCATCCCGATACCGAAATCCTCTGGATTACCGGCGGCGTCGGCATCGCCGGCGAGGATGACATGGCGATGCTGCTCGCGGAGATCGCGCAGGATCGAACCCTGACCATCTTGGGCCCGGATCCCGCACCCGCGCTGGCGCTGGGCAATGCGCGCAATTCTGCGCAGGGGCTTTCTGTCGACGTGCTGCGTGCCGAGCCGAATGCGCGTGACGAGGGGCGCGTGCGCGCCGCCGATCTGCGGGGCCTGACGCTGGCCGAGGAGACCTTCGTTTTTCTGCCGGACGAGACCGAAACTGATGTGCGTTTCGACATCCCCATTGAATTGCGCAATTCCGTGGCGCGGATCGACATCGTGGAGGAAGCATCCGCAGCCGCGACGACATTGCTTGATTCGCGCAGCCGGCGCAGCCGCGTCGGCATCGTGACGGGAACCACGCTCGATCTTGCACAGCCGCTGCTCGCGCCGACCTTCTATATCGAGCGGGCGCTTGAGCCCTATGCCGAGATCCGCGAGGGGCGCGGCGGCTCGGCTGAAGCGATCGAGGAACTGCTCGACGGGCAGGTCAATGTTCTGGTGCTCGCCGATATCGGCGTTCTGCCGCCACGCACGCAGGCGCGGATCGCGACTTTCATGGAAGAGGGCGGGCTGCTGCTGCGCTTTGCGGGATCACGGATGACCGGCAATGTCGACGACCTTCTGCCCGTGCGTTTGCGCGATGGCGGGCGCAATCTCGGTGGCGCGCTCTCCTGGGATGCACCGCGCACCCTGGCGGAATTCGCCCGGGAAAGCCCGTTCCATGGTCTCGCCGTTCCGGACGAGCTTGGTATCTCGCGCCAGATCCTCGCCGAGCCCTCCGGCGCGCTGACCGAGCGGACATGGGCGGCGCTCGAAGACGGTACCCCGATCGTCACGGCGGATCGGCGTGGCGACGGCATGAGCGTGCTCTTTCACGTGACAGCGGATGCGAGCTGGTCGAACCTGCCGCTGACCGGGCTGTTCGTCGACATGTTGCGCGAGACCCTGCAATTTGCCGCCGCACCGCCGGGCGCCGGTCTTCAGACAGGGGGGGAGCGTCAGCCCGTCGCGCCGCGCCTGGCTCTCGACGGGGCCGGCAATCTCGGTTCGCCGCCTTCGCATGCCCGCCCGGTCACCCGGACCTTTGCGGAGCGCGCCGGGTTCGATCATCCGCCCGGTTTCTACGGCCCGACGGAATCGGCGATCGCGGTGAATACGCTCAATGCCGAGGACCGGCTCGTTCCCGTCGATCTCGCCATCCTTGATGCGCGCATCCTGCCGCTCGAACCGGCGGAAACTGTGGATTTGCGCCCGCCGCTTCTCGTGGCGGCCCTCGGCCTGTTTCTGGTCGATACGATTCTCGCCATGCTGCTCTCGGGACATGCCGGCGCCTTCGCCGCGCGCTTTCGACGCGCGGCTCTCGGAACGGGTGCGCTTGCGCTCGCCTTTCTCGCGATCAGCGCGCCCGGGCCGGCACCAGCCGATACGATCGAGGATATCGAGGCCGCAATGGTGACCCGGCTCGGCTATATCCGCACCCACGACGCGCGCGTCGACGAGATCAGCGAGGCGGGGCTCGACGGGCTGTCGCGGGCGCTGGCCGCGCGCACATCCCTCGAACCCGGTGCGCCAATGGGCGTCGATATCGAGACGGACGAACTCGCTTTCTTTCCGGTTCTGTACTGGCCGATCGTGCCCGATGCGCCGATACCGTCGCGCGACGCGATGCAGCGGATCGAGGCCTATATGAAGAATGGCGGCATGCTGATCATGGATACCCGCGACGCGGCGACCAACTGGCGCCCCGGTTCAGCGCGTTCGCCCGAAGCCGCATATCTGCGCCGGCTGCTTGCGGATGTCGACGTGCCCCCGCTTGAGCCGATGCCGCCGGATCACGTCCTGACCAAGACGTTCTTCATCATGGATGAATTGCCGGGCCGGCATTCATCCGGTGTGACCTGGGTCGAGGAATTGCCCCCGGCTCCCGTCGAGGAGGGGATGCGTCCGGCACGGGCCGGTGACGCCGTGTCGCCGATCATCATCACCGCGAACGATCTCGCGGGCGCCTGGGCGATCGGGTCGCGGGGTGAGGCGATGCTGCCGGTGAGTGGCAGCGATCCGCGTCAGCGCGAGATGGCGTTCCGCGCCGGGATGAACATCGTGATGTACGCGCTGACGGGCAACTACAAGGCCGATCAGGTGCATGTGCCCGCCCTGCTGGAGCGGCTCGGCAATTGAGGAAGGCGACGCTTTGGCGAGTTTGAGCTTCACACCGCTGGTCCCCGATGCCGTGCTGATCGCGGCTGGCATTCTCGCGGCTCTGGTCGCGCTGGCCGCGATCGTCATACGCGGGCCGGTGGCCCTGTTGCGCGCGGCTGCGCTGGTCGTGCTGGTGCTTGCACTGGCCAATCCCGCCTTCGTCACGCAGGACCGCGAGCCGGTCGATGATGTCGTGGCCCTGGTGGTGGACCGGTCGACCTCTCAACGGCTGGGCGATCGGGCGCAGGTGACGCAGGCTGTCCGCGAGGAGCTGGAGCAGCGTTTTGGCGGGTTGCGCAATATCGAACTGCGCATCATCGAGGTGGGTGATGCGGCGGGTGACGCTGGAACGGAACTCTTCACCGGGCTCGCCAACGGGCTCGCCGACGTGCCGCCGGAGCGCGTGGCGGGCGCGGTGATGCTCACCGACGGCGTCGTCCATGACATTCCCGGATCAGCGGAGGATCTCGGCTTCACAGGACCCCTGCATGCCCTGATCACAGGATACCCGGACGAGGCCGACCGGCAGATTGATCTGATCCGGGCGCCGCGCTACGGCATTGTCGGGCGCACGCAACTGATCGAGGCGAAGATCGGCGAGCGCGGCGGCACGGGCTCGGCCGTGGTCACCGTGCGCCGCGACGGCGAGCGTCTCGCGCGCCGGGAAGTGCCGACGGAAGCATCATTCCGCATCCCCGTCCAGATCGACCGTGCCGGCCCCAATGTGGTCGAGATCGAGGTCGAGCCGCTGCCCGACGAGCTCACCATGGCCAATAACCGGGCCGTCGTGACGATCGAGGGGATTCGCGAGAATCTCCGCGTCCTGCTCGTCTCCGGCGAGCCCCATGCGGGCGAGCGGACCTGGCGGAACCTGTTGCGCTCGGATGCCAATGTCGATCTCGTGCATTTCACCATCCTGCGCCCGCCGGAAAAGCAGGACGGCACGCCGATCGACGAATTGTCGCTGATCGCCTTTCCCACGCGCGAACTGTTTCAGGACAAGATCGGCGAGTTCGATCTGATCATTTTCGATCGCTATGCCAATCAGAGCATCCTGCCGTCGATCTATTACGACAACATCGTGCGTTATGTGCGCGAGGGTGGCGCCGTTCTGCTCGCGGCGGGGCCGGAATTCGCCGGGCGCGCCTCGCTTGCCCGCACCCGCCTCGCGCCGATCATTCCGGGCGAGCCGACCGGCGGTGTGCTGGAGGAGCCGTTCAAGGCGATGCTCACGGATACCGGTGAGCGCCACCCGGTGACGCGCGGTCTTCCGGGATCGGAAAGCGATCCGCCGGCCTGGGGCGAGTGGTTGCGCGTGCTCGACACGCGGGTCACTGCGGGGCAGACGGTGATGTCGGGCGCGCAGGACCGTCCACTGCTGGTGCTGGAGCGCCAGGGCGAGGGGCGCGTCGCGCTGCTTCTGTCTGATCATGCCTGGCTCTGGGCGCGGGGTTATCGCGAAGGCGGCCCGCATGTGGATCTCCTGCGCCGGACCGCGCATTGGCTGATGCGCGAGCCGGCGCTGGAGGAGGAGGCGTTGCGCGCGACGACGCAGGGAGAGCGGATCTTCATCGAGCGTCAGAGCATGGCCGACGAGGTTGCCTCCGTCAGCGTCACATCGCCCTCGGGTGCCGAGTCCGGCGTCGCGCTCGAACCCCATCTGCCCGGCCTGTTCCGGGCCGAGATCGCCGGCGAGGAACGCGGGCTTTACACGCTGCGCAACGGGGATCTCGTCGCCTTTGCCAGCGTTGGTCCGGCCAACCCACGCGAACTCGTCGATGTCTTCTCCACGCGCGAGCAATTGGCGGATATCACCTTAGAGACCGGTGGATCGGTGCGGCGCCTGTCGCGCGCGGAGGGGGCCCTTGCCGTGCCGCGAATCCAGAGCGTGCGTGGCGATGCGCGCGCCTATGGCAATGACTGGATCGGCATCCGCCCGAGCGGTTCTTCCGTGGTGCTCGGCGTATCGGTGATGCCGCTCGCGCTCGGGCTGCTCGGTCTTCTGCTGCTGCTCGGCGCCGTTCTTGCCGCATGGCTCGGGGAAGGGCGCGGATCGGCCGCACGCCGTTGAGGCGCGCAAGGCGCAGCGCTTGCTTTCGATCAATGCAGCCGCTTCAATGGACGCGCTAGGAGATCGGCATGAAAGTACCGGTTTCATGCGCGAGGGAGCATGCGCCCATGACGGCGTTCAGGCAAAAATTCGGCCCGATCCTGCAACCGATGCCGGTGGCGATCACGGCGCTCGTTCTGCTGACGGCGCTGGGTTGGGGGGTGATGTTCGCCGAAGCAATCACCATGGCCTCGGGTGCCGCCGCCTTCATGGAGGCGCTGTGCGCCCCCGCCGATATTCTCGGTTCCCGTTCGACGGCGGAAATGCTCTCGCGGCTGGGTATGGCGATCGGCATGTGGATCGCCATGAGCGTCGCGATGATGCTGCCGACCGCGAGTCTGTTGATCGTCGGTTTCGCCGATCGCGTCGAGAAGGAGGTGAGCGACCGGGCCCATGCCGCATCGCCGCTGGCCGTGGCGGCGGGTTATCTCGGGATCTGGGTGATCGTGGCCGTCGTGGCGGCAACGGCGCAGGCCTTCATCTCGGCGATCCTGTCGGGCATCGCCCTGCCGCCGGCAACCGCGACGATCCTCGCCGGGGCGATTATCGGCGCCGCCGGGTTCTACCAGTTCTCGCCGCTCAAGCGCGCCTGTCTCGTCACCATCCGCCATCCCTTTAGCGAGGAGCGCGAGGCGGCGCTGACGCGCAATATGGCGGCGTTTCGGCTCGGTCTTCATCAGGGTGTGCTCTGCGTCGGCTGTTGCTGGGCGATGATGGGGCTGCTCGTGGTGCTCGGCGCCATGAACATCCTCTGGATGGCAATATTCGCAATCATCATGGCGGCGGAGAAGATGGTCGATTCGCAGCGCCTGCCCAACGCGATCGGCGTCGCGATGATCATCGCCGGTGCCGCATTGTCCGTCTCGGCGGTGGGGCTCGCTCCCTTGCGCGATGCAATCGGCCTGTGAGCAAATGCCTCTGACGACGCGATGGACGTTGCGGTAGGACTGTCCCGCATCCTATGATCCGACGCGAACGAGGGAGGAGACGGCCCATGTCAAAGACCATGGCGATCCGCATCTATGAAAATGGCGGCCCCGAGGTCATGCGTTACGAGGAAGTCGCCGTCGGCGATCCCGGCCCCGGCGAGATCCGGGTCAAGCACACGGCCATCGGCGTCAATTACATCGACACCTATTTCCGCTCCGGCCTCTACCCGGCGCCGAGC includes the following:
- a CDS encoding DUF4159 domain-containing protein → MFGLPLTFAVPLVLAGLIALPAIWLLLRVTPPQPRRIAFPPLKIVADLIPRRELPARTPWWLLLLRLVIAALLILAAAGPILNPAPSLEGDRRAPVLMIVDNGAGTAADWRRHAAIALEQGEAIARDGRSMGIVATATPVAEIALEEPAAALERLRAVNARPHFPQAESWRRPLSAFLEAHPDTEILWITGGVGIAGEDDMAMLLAEIAQDRTLTILGPDPAPALALGNARNSAQGLSVDVLRAEPNARDEGRVRAADLRGLTLAEETFVFLPDETETDVRFDIPIELRNSVARIDIVEEASAAATTLLDSRSRRSRVGIVTGTTLDLAQPLLAPTFYIERALEPYAEIREGRGGSAEAIEELLDGQVNVLVLADIGVLPPRTQARIATFMEEGGLLLRFAGSRMTGNVDDLLPVRLRDGGRNLGGALSWDAPRTLAEFARESPFHGLAVPDELGISRQILAEPSGALTERTWAALEDGTPIVTADRRGDGMSVLFHVTADASWSNLPLTGLFVDMLRETLQFAAAPPGAGLQTGGERQPVAPRLALDGAGNLGSPPSHARPVTRTFAERAGFDHPPGFYGPTESAIAVNTLNAEDRLVPVDLAILDARILPLEPAETVDLRPPLLVAALGLFLVDTILAMLLSGHAGAFAARFRRAALGTGALALAFLAISAPGPAPADTIEDIEAAMVTRLGYIRTHDARVDEISEAGLDGLSRALAARTSLEPGAPMGVDIETDELAFFPVLYWPIVPDAPIPSRDAMQRIEAYMKNGGMLIMDTRDAATNWRPGSARSPEAAYLRRLLADVDVPPLEPMPPDHVLTKTFFIMDELPGRHSSGVTWVEELPPAPVEEGMRPARAGDAVSPIIITANDLAGAWAIGSRGEAMLPVSGSDPRQREMAFRAGMNIVMYALTGNYKADQVHVPALLERLGN
- a CDS encoding DUF2182 domain-containing protein; this translates as MTAFRQKFGPILQPMPVAITALVLLTALGWGVMFAEAITMASGAAAFMEALCAPADILGSRSTAEMLSRLGMAIGMWIAMSVAMMLPTASLLIVGFADRVEKEVSDRAHAASPLAVAAGYLGIWVIVAVVAATAQAFISAILSGIALPPATATILAGAIIGAAGFYQFSPLKRACLVTIRHPFSEEREAALTRNMAAFRLGLHQGVLCVGCCWAMMGLLVVLGAMNILWMAIFAIIMAAEKMVDSQRLPNAIGVAMIIAGAALSVSAVGLAPLRDAIGL